A section of the Drosophila subobscura isolate 14011-0131.10 chromosome A, UCBerk_Dsub_1.0, whole genome shotgun sequence genome encodes:
- the LOC117903060 gene encoding protein ovarian tumor locus isoform X1 — MESLLMEMVRPVTSGSRQAPDPFDQYLECHGLYRKHTARDASSLFRVIAEQMYDTQHLHYELRQECVRFMTRKRRIFAQYINGNFDKYCRDLAKPKTYGTMLELRAMCLIYRRNVILYEPFNLGAGVTFNHRFVENFRVFYTNENHFDSVFEREYMASAAVCQSITFKLLYKSLFKLPDVSFAVESMLHPNNFKWDFFKAEFDHRGYMVRLRCSDGRYFSLDLPELTKCILENYKLCKFHNSRKTGSSHLSLCNSDDNGEGKVVCESGKESPEHDLLQMCPNRYVSCVRQLLDDGITPFPYKVAKSLDPNMYRNVEFDVWNDIRKEAKRYNLYNNDYNFKVGAKCLVEFRMQKQVCHYTAYIQSINIRKTECVVFVEKLGRKILAPYDTLHPVAPEDFRPWEVPSRHHMHQHQQQRQEQRDHMTKYFNKNKLQKWKKSKQMDPSTYFQPHPQIQPQQQQQQRLLRHSEHSRSREDSMDRAYKSMLAIINLEPEQEKEQTQTQDQEQQQQQQKSLPLNSETRERDERVLKWRQTTPTKSQKPSATGKLSATATESALGATHFVNFMPLMGGGGGRSGQAQPPLPAWAGSGLAVPEEAYRFSMPPPPPSMLPFAGYAPTPPGSIALHPQLPFMPLPPPPQPSRAAPSLHTPHPFDGQPRRSFMSGGDMPPDMETLRYFYNMGVDMHLRMSTVGMESELNAGGLEEQLGSLNVTPPLTPDAGEQDKVNPFGSRRGSKLRGKHPEQLKDLNDTLSQAVSLLPTPTATPSPSTSGGRAFSFFSSSPGGLPLSPTHLVTPSGCFFQPGLPQLTTLPRGATGGQNHYAWPLSPTMVPAAAAPPLFEVMSNFPNDGKPLHQPKKQQQAASKSSPANKQSADAYASTRHQ, encoded by the exons ATGGAGTCACTTTTGATGGAAATGGTACGCCCGGTCACCTCGGGCAGTCGCCAGGCACCTGATCCATTCGACCAGTATCTGGAGTGTCACGGTCTCTACCGCAAGCACACGGCCCGCGACGCCTCCAGCCTGTTCCGTGTGATTGCCGAGCAGATGTACGACACCCAGCATCTGCACTATGAGCTGCGTCAGGAATGTGTTCGCTTTATGACACGCAAGCGTCGCATTTTCGCGCAG TACATTAATGGAAATTTCGACAAGTATTGCAGAGATTTGGCCAAGCCCAAGACCTATGGCACCATGCTCGAGCTGCGGGCCATGTGCCTCATATATCG CCGTAATGTGATCCTGTATGAGCCCTTCAACTTGGGTGCTGGTGTGACCTTTAATCACCGctttgtggaaaactttcgCGTGTTCTACACCAATGAGAACCACTTTGATTCCGTATTTGAGCGCGAGTACATGGCGTCGGCAGCCGTTTGTCAGT CAATCACCTTCAAGTTGCTCTACAAGTCGCTGTTCAAGCTGCCCGACGTGAGCTTTGCCGTGGAGAGTATGCTTCATCCGAACAACTTCAAGTGGGACTTTTTCAAGGCCGAATTCGACCACAGGGGCTACATGGTGCGGCTGCGCTGCAGTGATGGCCGCTACTTCTCGCTGGACCTACCAGAGCTCACAAAATGCATTCTTGAGAATTACAAGCTGTGTAAATTTCAtaacagcagaaaaacaggcagcagccaccttAGCCTGTGCAACAGCGACGACAATGGCGAGGGCAAAGTCGTATGCGAGTCGGGTAAGGAGTCGCCGGAGCATGACTTACTGCAAATGTGTCCGAATCGCTATGTCTCGTGTGTGCGTCAGCTGCTGGATGATG GTATCACACCGTTTCCGTACAAGGTGGCCAAATCCTTGGACCCAAATATGTATCGCAATGTGGAATTTGATGTGTGGAATGACATACGCAAGGAGGCAAAGCGCTACAATCTCTATAACAATGATTACAACTTTAAG GTGGGCGCCAAGTGCCTGGTGGAGTTCAGGATGCAGAAGCAAGTGTGCCACTACACGGCCTACATACAGAGCATCAACATCAGAAAGACcgagtgtgttgtgtttgtggagAAACTTGGCAGAAAGATTTTG GCACCCTATGACACGCTACATCCGGTGGCACCCGAAGATTTTCGTCCCTGGGAGGTGCCCTCTCGCCACCAcatgcaccagcaccagcagcagcggcaagagCAACGCGATCACATGACCAAGTACTTTAACAAGAACAAGTTGCAAAAGTGGAAGAAATCCAAGCAGATGGACCCGAGCACATACTTtcagccacatccacagatacagccgcagcagcagcagcagcagcgtcttcTACGACACTCGGAGCATTCGCGCTCTCGTGAAGACTCGATGGATCGTGCATACAAAAGCATGCTAGCAATCATTAATCTCGAGCCGGAACAGGAGAAggagcaaacgcaaacgcaggatcaggaacagcagcagcagcagcagaagtctTTGCCGTTGAATTCCGAGACGCGTGAACGTGATGAGCGGGTCCTAAAATGGCGTCAGACAACACCCACTAAATCACAGAAGCCATCAGCCACTGGGAAACTGTCGGCCACAGCAACGGAGAGCGCTTTAGGAGCTACTCACTTTGTGAACTTCATGCCGCTGATGGGAGGGGGCGGTGGTCGCAGCGGCCAGGCACAGCCACCACTGCCAGCCTGGGCAGGCTCTGGGCTAGCCGTGCCCGAGGAGGCTTATCGCTTTTccatgccaccgccgccgccgtcaaTGCTGCCCTTCGCTGGATATGCACCAACGCCGCCGGGTTCTATTGCCTTGCATCCGCAGCTACCGTTtatgccgctgccaccgccgccacagccgAGCCGTGCAGCTCCATCGCTACATACGCCGCACCCGTTTGATGGACAGCCACGTCGCTCATTTATGAGTGGCGGGGATATGCCGCCGGATATGGAAACACTAAGATATTTCTACAACATGGGCGTGGACATGCACCTTCGCATGTCGACGGTCGGAATGGAATCGGAGCTGAATGCTGGCGGACTAGAGGAGCAATTGGGCAGCCTGAATGTGACCCCACCGCTCACACCCGATGCCGGTGAGCAGGACAAGGTCAATCCGTTTGGGTCCAGGCGCGGCTCCAAGTTACGCGGCAAGCATCCAGAGCAGCTGAAAGACCTAAACGATACGCTATCACAGGCTGTGTCGCTCTTGCCCACACCCACGGCAACGCCATCGCCCAGTACCAGTGGCGGCAGGGCGTTCAGCTTCTTTAGCTCGTCGCCGGGCGGCTTGCCACTGTCGCCGACTCATCTGGTGACACCGTCAGGGTGTTTCTTTCAACCAGGACTGCCACAGCTAACCACACTGCCCAGAGGCGCTACTGGAGGACAG AATCACTATGCCTGGCCCTTGTCGCCCACAATGGTGCCTGCGGCCGCTGCTCCGCCACTCTTCGAAGTGATGAGCAACTTCCCCAACGATGGCAAGCCGCTGCATCAGCcgaagaaacagcagcaggcggccagcAAGTCTTCCCCGGCCAACAAACAGTCAGCAGATGCCTATGCTTCAACTCGTCATCAATAA
- the LOC117903098 gene encoding LOW QUALITY PROTEIN: UPF0746 protein DDB_G0281095 (The sequence of the model RefSeq protein was modified relative to this genomic sequence to represent the inferred CDS: inserted 2 bases in 1 codon), giving the protein MSDKSNCSWPLLLVLLMLALGRVRSERENINDTTASEDRDDYEATSPSPSIPETTDRLLTGDLRKAARVEQLPPPSGSGLAPKQEYDVIDVLAATNAVVGKPKSGQTTRIYTTGEVDDNFWMKHLGEDFKHAIHLQVGGTNEEYNRLINQSQNGIHEEVHHEYLPGAERPGPQQQQQQQPRARYMPRNPHRQQLPSLEGEALALKQRYLIHQQQETAXQQQRYGYTQQHSQHYTPRAHTQLHQHEHTHSHQLQPHAHQRYQRPHTHKQQQQQRQQQEQEQQVHYINHRPPIRTIINSSEDQLHAAQSSPGGAATSASGIQAAGGVGRSADEDESDTFGSQLPFKSPFNDYGSRPTRDLTYLLYRRGL; this is encoded by the exons ATGTCTGACAAATCCAACTGCAGTTGGCCactgctgctcgtgctgctgatgctggcccTGGGCCGAGTCCGGTCAGAG CGTGAGAATATCAACGATACGACGGCCAGTGAGGATAGAGATGACTATGAAGCGACCAGTCCCAGTCCGTCGATACCAGAGACCACCGATCGCCTGCTGACCGGAGATCTGAGGAAGGCCGCCCGCGTGGAGCAACTGCCGCCGCCTTCGGGCAGTGGTTTGGCGCCGAAGCAGGAGTACGATGTGATTGATGTGCTGGCGGCCACCAATGCGGTGGTGGGCAAGCCCAAAAGCGGCCAGACCACGCGCATCTATACCACGGGCGAGGTGGATGACAACTTCTGGATGAAGCATCTAGGGGAAGACTTCAAGCATGCCATTCACCTGCAGGTGGGCGGCACCAATGAGGAGTACAATCGTCTGATCAATCAGTCCCAGAATGGCATACACGAGGAGGTGCATCACGAGTATCTGCCAGGTGCAGAGCGACCAggaccccagcagcagcagcagcagcaaccaagaGCTCGCTATATGCCACGGAATCcacacaggcagcagctgccgagTCTCGAGGGTGAGGCCTTGGCCCTGAAGCAGCGATATCTgatccatcagcagcaggaaacagc gcagcagcagagatatGGTTACACACAGCAACATTCACAACACTACACAcccagagcacacacacagttacaccaacacgaacacacacactcacaccagctacagccacacgcacaccaaAGATACCAaagaccacacacacacaaacagcagcaacagcaacggcaacagcaagagcaagagcaacaagtgCACTACATCAACCACCGCCCACCCATTCGCACCATTATCAACTCAAGCGAGGATCAGCTGCATGCTGCGCAATCGAGTCCGGGTGGAGCTGCCACATCAGCGTCCGGCATTCAAGCGGCTGGTGGCGTGGGACGATCCGCCGATGAGGATGAGTCGGACACCTTTGGTAGCCAACTGCCATTCAAGTCGCCCTTCAACGACTACGGGAGTCGACCCACACGCGATCTCACCTACCTCCTGTACAGGCGGGGACTCTAG
- the LOC117895537 gene encoding uncharacterized protein LOC117895537 isoform X2, whose product MRQLITLLGLALVLAAAFVQAAPVEVVYTGESCACPTQLGYQLNVPNPPKPKKYGASEYGYRVEKPVQTKAKISYSFDFTVEQPRTPPPPKYPESKLYAKVDRVTVNKGDCAAKHTSSCSCTSCSSPKPSCNHAEGYGY is encoded by the exons ATGCGCCAACTGATAACCCTGCTGGGCCTGGCCCTGGTGCTGGCCGCAGCCTTTGTGCAGGCTGCGCCTGTTGAGGTTGTCTACACGGGCGAGAGCTGCGCCTGTCCCACCCAGCTGGGCTATCAGCTGAATGTGCCCAATCCGCCCAAGCCAAAGAAGTACGGAGCCAGCGAGTACGGCTACCGCGTGGAAAAGCCGGTGCAAACCAAGGCAAAGATTAGCTACAGCTTCGACTTCACCGTCGAACAGCCACGgacaccgccgccgcccaagTATCCGGAATCGAAGCTCTACGCCAAAGTGGATCGGGTGACGGTCAACAAAGGAG ATTGTGCTGCCAAGCATacgtccagctgcagctgcaccagctgctccagccCCAAGCCAAG ctgcaaccaCGCTGAGGGCTACGGCTACTGA
- the LOC117903070 gene encoding chorion protein S36, whose translation MQLGLWFGIFAIAAAPLVSANYGQGGGGGPGHGPIQYLPSGPSGGLEEYVNVATRGSQPAANQIAAQAEIQPTQEEARRLGRVQAQLQALNANPTYQKLKNSEDIAESLAETNLASNIRQGKINVVSPQFVDQHLFRSLLVPSGHNNHQVIATQPLPPIIVHQPGAPPAHVNSGPPTVVRGNPVIYKIKPSVIYQQEVINKVPTPLSLNPVYVKVYKPGKKIEAPLAPVVAPVYGQPQSYGSQQQSYGGSGAASAAGAASSNDGYGSPNESPIYNSPSPYGQASY comes from the exons ATGCAACTCGGACTTTGGTTTGGCATTTTCGCCATCGCTGCGGCACCG CTGGTAAGCGCTAATTATGGTCaaggtggaggtggtggtCCCGGCCATGGACCCATTCAGTATCTGCCCAGTGGCCCCTCCGGTGGCCTCGAGGAGTACGTGAACGTGGCGACGCGCGGCTCGCAGCCAGCGGCCAACCAGATCGCGGCCCAGGCCGAGATCCAGCCCACACAGGAGGAGGCACGTCGCCTGGGTCGTGTGCAGGCCCAGCTGCAGGCTCTGAACGCCAATCCCACCTACCAGAAGCTGAAGAACTCTGAGGATATTGCCGAGTCGCTGGCCGAAACGAATCTCGCCAGCAACATCCGCCAGGGCAAGATCAATGTTGTCTCGCCCCAGTTCGTGGATCAGCATCTGTTCCGTTCGCTGTTGGTGCCCTCGGGCCACAACAACCATCAGGTGATCGCcacccagcccctgcccccaaTCATTGTGCACCAGCCAGGCGCACCGCCAGCTCATGTCAACAGCGGCCCACCGACCGTGGTGCGTGGCAATCCCGTCATCTACAAGATCAAGCCCTCCGTGATCTACCAGCAGGAGGTGATCAACAAGGTGCCCACCCCGCTCAGCCTCAACCCTGTGTACGTGAAGGTCTACAAGCCGGGCAAGAAGATCGAGGCACCACTGGCCCCCGTCGTCGCACCCGTCTATGGACAGCCTCAGTCATACGgtagccagcagcagtcatACGGTGGCTCTGGTGCCGCCTCCGCTGCCGGCGCTGCCTCCTCCAACGATGGCTATGGCAGCCCCAACGAGTCGCCCATCTACAACAGCCCCTCCCCCTATGGCCAGGCCAGCTACTAA
- the LOC117895537 gene encoding uncharacterized protein LOC117895537 isoform X1 — protein MRQLITLLGLALVLAAAFVQAAPVEVVYTGESCACPTQLGYQLNVPNPPKPKKYGASEYGYRVEKPVQTKAKISYSFDFTVEQPRTPPPPKYPESKLYAKVDRVTVNKGDCAAKHTSSCSCTSCSSPKPRYVVATGQRSPNAIRRRRELRTPGSLIRRRLMRQQQLQERPPRYVKLYHKDLTAQQQQKQKLFGLRQAEEQAASSKTKRKTKKTPAGGWLGLGRRLSKRDIKGEFDLLERERAQIDLTAPEIIQFMPETLNPNFQPGQCHMGCGAVTAVGPPPPAPPTPANEAAEDQTELPMAMPMEEQNNIPSKRSAFGYYPLQIPSPLGLPQDDFKYVDDSQLRSLLSTTSVPDPLERGSTPLQFAGDLESVTRRGYASPLQSFGGGYPVEHVSDSQLNRLISEIVYPHPHYLESSTHYPEPNQKRQTTDFLKKLIDGRLGGWGFESTTEPEHAIHADYSTAPAKTYGYNSHVQNGYSVDTYNVPPISEYLRAWF, from the exons ATGCGCCAACTGATAACCCTGCTGGGCCTGGCCCTGGTGCTGGCCGCAGCCTTTGTGCAGGCTGCGCCTGTTGAGGTTGTCTACACGGGCGAGAGCTGCGCCTGTCCCACCCAGCTGGGCTATCAGCTGAATGTGCCCAATCCGCCCAAGCCAAAGAAGTACGGAGCCAGCGAGTACGGCTACCGCGTGGAAAAGCCGGTGCAAACCAAGGCAAAGATTAGCTACAGCTTCGACTTCACCGTCGAACAGCCACGgacaccgccgccgcccaagTATCCGGAATCGAAGCTCTACGCCAAAGTGGATCGGGTGACGGTCAACAAAGGAG ATTGTGCTGCCAAGCATacgtccagctgcagctgcaccagctgctccagccCCAAGCCAAGGTATGTAGTAGCCACAGGCCAAAGGTCTCCCAATGCCATACGGCGTCGTCGTGAGCTGCGCACGCCTGGCTCCTTGATTCGCAGGCGGCTAATGcgccagcaacagctacaggaGCGTCCACCGCGCTATGTCAAGCTCTATCACAAGGATTTGactgcccagcagcagcagaaacagaaactctTTGGCCTGAggcaggcggaggagcaggccGCGAGTtccaaaacgaagcgaaagaCCAAGAAAACTCCAGCTGGCGGCTGGCTGGGTTTGGGCAGGCGACTGAGCAAGCGTGATATCAAGGGAGAGTTCGATCTGCTGGAGCGGGAACGTGCCCAGATTGACTTGACGGCACCGGAGATAATACAGTTTATGCCGGAGACGCTCAATCCCAACTTCCAGCCGGGTCAGTGTCACATGGGTTGTGGTGCTGTGACGGCAGttggtcctcctcctcctgcaccacCAACTCCTGCCAACGAAGCGGCTGAAGATCAAACAGAGCTGCccatggcaatgccaatggaaGAGCAGAACAACATACCCTCCAAGCGATCTGCGTTTGGCTACTATCCGCTGCAGATACCCTCACCGTTGGGTCTGCCACAGGATGACTTCAAGTATGTGGATGACTCGCAGCTACGCAGTCTGCTGTCGACGACGTCGGTGCCAGATCCGCTGGAGCGGGGCTCCACGCCGCTGCAGTTTGCCGGAGACTTGGAGTCGGTGACGCGGCGCGGTTATGCATCTCCGCTGCAGAGCTTTGGCGGTGGCTATCCCGTGGAGCATGTCTCCGACTCACAGCTGAACAGACTCATCTCGGAGATTGTCTATCCGCATCCACATTATCTGGAGTCGAGCACACACTACCCGGAGCCCAATCAGAAGCGCCAAACAACGGACTTCCTCAAGAAGCTCATCGACGGACGCCTCGGCGGCTGGGGCTTCGAGTCAACCACCGAACCGGAGCACGCCATACACGCAGATTACTCCACGGCGCCGGCCAAGACCTATGGCTACAATAGTCATGTCCAGAATGGCTACAGCGTTGACACCTACAATGTGCCTCCCATTTCGGAGTATCTGCGAGCCTGGTTCTAG
- the LOC117903060 gene encoding protein ovarian tumor locus isoform X2, translated as MESLLMEMVRPVTSGSRQAPDPFDQYLECHGLYRKHTARDASSLFRVIAEQMYDTQHLHYELRQECVRFMTRKRRIFAQYINGNFDKYCRDLAKPKTYGTMLELRAMCLIYRRNVILYEPFNLGAGVTFNHRFVENFRVFYTNENHFDSVFEREYMASAAVCQSITFKLLYKSLFKLPDVSFAVESMLHPNNFKWDFFKAEFDHRGYMVRLRCSDGRYFSLDLPELTKCILENYKLCKFHNSRKTGSSHLSLCNSDDNGEGKVVCESGKESPEHDLLQMCPNRYVSCVRQLLDDGITPFPYKVAKSLDPNMYRNVEFDVWNDIRKEAKRYNLYNNDYNFKAPYDTLHPVAPEDFRPWEVPSRHHMHQHQQQRQEQRDHMTKYFNKNKLQKWKKSKQMDPSTYFQPHPQIQPQQQQQQRLLRHSEHSRSREDSMDRAYKSMLAIINLEPEQEKEQTQTQDQEQQQQQQKSLPLNSETRERDERVLKWRQTTPTKSQKPSATGKLSATATESALGATHFVNFMPLMGGGGGRSGQAQPPLPAWAGSGLAVPEEAYRFSMPPPPPSMLPFAGYAPTPPGSIALHPQLPFMPLPPPPQPSRAAPSLHTPHPFDGQPRRSFMSGGDMPPDMETLRYFYNMGVDMHLRMSTVGMESELNAGGLEEQLGSLNVTPPLTPDAGEQDKVNPFGSRRGSKLRGKHPEQLKDLNDTLSQAVSLLPTPTATPSPSTSGGRAFSFFSSSPGGLPLSPTHLVTPSGCFFQPGLPQLTTLPRGATGGQNHYAWPLSPTMVPAAAAPPLFEVMSNFPNDGKPLHQPKKQQQAASKSSPANKQSADAYASTRHQ; from the exons ATGGAGTCACTTTTGATGGAAATGGTACGCCCGGTCACCTCGGGCAGTCGCCAGGCACCTGATCCATTCGACCAGTATCTGGAGTGTCACGGTCTCTACCGCAAGCACACGGCCCGCGACGCCTCCAGCCTGTTCCGTGTGATTGCCGAGCAGATGTACGACACCCAGCATCTGCACTATGAGCTGCGTCAGGAATGTGTTCGCTTTATGACACGCAAGCGTCGCATTTTCGCGCAG TACATTAATGGAAATTTCGACAAGTATTGCAGAGATTTGGCCAAGCCCAAGACCTATGGCACCATGCTCGAGCTGCGGGCCATGTGCCTCATATATCG CCGTAATGTGATCCTGTATGAGCCCTTCAACTTGGGTGCTGGTGTGACCTTTAATCACCGctttgtggaaaactttcgCGTGTTCTACACCAATGAGAACCACTTTGATTCCGTATTTGAGCGCGAGTACATGGCGTCGGCAGCCGTTTGTCAGT CAATCACCTTCAAGTTGCTCTACAAGTCGCTGTTCAAGCTGCCCGACGTGAGCTTTGCCGTGGAGAGTATGCTTCATCCGAACAACTTCAAGTGGGACTTTTTCAAGGCCGAATTCGACCACAGGGGCTACATGGTGCGGCTGCGCTGCAGTGATGGCCGCTACTTCTCGCTGGACCTACCAGAGCTCACAAAATGCATTCTTGAGAATTACAAGCTGTGTAAATTTCAtaacagcagaaaaacaggcagcagccaccttAGCCTGTGCAACAGCGACGACAATGGCGAGGGCAAAGTCGTATGCGAGTCGGGTAAGGAGTCGCCGGAGCATGACTTACTGCAAATGTGTCCGAATCGCTATGTCTCGTGTGTGCGTCAGCTGCTGGATGATG GTATCACACCGTTTCCGTACAAGGTGGCCAAATCCTTGGACCCAAATATGTATCGCAATGTGGAATTTGATGTGTGGAATGACATACGCAAGGAGGCAAAGCGCTACAATCTCTATAACAATGATTACAACTTTAAG GCACCCTATGACACGCTACATCCGGTGGCACCCGAAGATTTTCGTCCCTGGGAGGTGCCCTCTCGCCACCAcatgcaccagcaccagcagcagcggcaagagCAACGCGATCACATGACCAAGTACTTTAACAAGAACAAGTTGCAAAAGTGGAAGAAATCCAAGCAGATGGACCCGAGCACATACTTtcagccacatccacagatacagccgcagcagcagcagcagcagcgtcttcTACGACACTCGGAGCATTCGCGCTCTCGTGAAGACTCGATGGATCGTGCATACAAAAGCATGCTAGCAATCATTAATCTCGAGCCGGAACAGGAGAAggagcaaacgcaaacgcaggatcaggaacagcagcagcagcagcagaagtctTTGCCGTTGAATTCCGAGACGCGTGAACGTGATGAGCGGGTCCTAAAATGGCGTCAGACAACACCCACTAAATCACAGAAGCCATCAGCCACTGGGAAACTGTCGGCCACAGCAACGGAGAGCGCTTTAGGAGCTACTCACTTTGTGAACTTCATGCCGCTGATGGGAGGGGGCGGTGGTCGCAGCGGCCAGGCACAGCCACCACTGCCAGCCTGGGCAGGCTCTGGGCTAGCCGTGCCCGAGGAGGCTTATCGCTTTTccatgccaccgccgccgccgtcaaTGCTGCCCTTCGCTGGATATGCACCAACGCCGCCGGGTTCTATTGCCTTGCATCCGCAGCTACCGTTtatgccgctgccaccgccgccacagccgAGCCGTGCAGCTCCATCGCTACATACGCCGCACCCGTTTGATGGACAGCCACGTCGCTCATTTATGAGTGGCGGGGATATGCCGCCGGATATGGAAACACTAAGATATTTCTACAACATGGGCGTGGACATGCACCTTCGCATGTCGACGGTCGGAATGGAATCGGAGCTGAATGCTGGCGGACTAGAGGAGCAATTGGGCAGCCTGAATGTGACCCCACCGCTCACACCCGATGCCGGTGAGCAGGACAAGGTCAATCCGTTTGGGTCCAGGCGCGGCTCCAAGTTACGCGGCAAGCATCCAGAGCAGCTGAAAGACCTAAACGATACGCTATCACAGGCTGTGTCGCTCTTGCCCACACCCACGGCAACGCCATCGCCCAGTACCAGTGGCGGCAGGGCGTTCAGCTTCTTTAGCTCGTCGCCGGGCGGCTTGCCACTGTCGCCGACTCATCTGGTGACACCGTCAGGGTGTTTCTTTCAACCAGGACTGCCACAGCTAACCACACTGCCCAGAGGCGCTACTGGAGGACAG AATCACTATGCCTGGCCCTTGTCGCCCACAATGGTGCCTGCGGCCGCTGCTCCGCCACTCTTCGAAGTGATGAGCAACTTCCCCAACGATGGCAAGCCGCTGCATCAGCcgaagaaacagcagcaggcggccagcAAGTCTTCCCCGGCCAACAAACAGTCAGCAGATGCCTATGCTTCAACTCGTCATCAATAA
- the LOC117902177 gene encoding chorion protein S38: MTRQSYIWALAACLIACASANGYGAQQGYGGPGAGGGPGGNDGGADASAGASAGGVAGSNGGEYTISGGGSGAGEGADASGVAQAGQSGGYGSAGQSSYGSDQNIPYKPVNTKGNTLTSSITYPQNKGEILIHRPAPIIVKRPPTKVLVNHPPLVVKPAPVVLHKPPAIVLRKVYVKHHPRRVKVEPVFVNVVKPPAEKYFVNENKQGYGQGSHSGSQGSHHGHGHGGHSHGGHGSGSHGSGHGGSHQHGPGQALPAYASGADSAAASAGYQLLQGGNQGLSALASIAGEREGHYGGGHDHGHGHGHGHSHQHYGGAGQAGPGAYSAPSY, from the exons ATGACAAGACAGAGCTACATTTGGGCTCTGGCCGCCTGCCTTATC GCATGCGCCAGTGCCAATGGCTATGGTGCGCAACAGGGCTACGGCGGTCCCGGCGCCGGTGGCGGTCCAGGCGGCAATGATGGAGGCGCCGATGCATCCGCTGGAGCATCTGCCGGTGGTGTTGCTGGCAGCAATGGCGGCGAGTACACCATTAGCGGCGGTGGATCTGGAGCTGGCGAGGGTGCCGACGCCTCGGGCGTGGCCCAGGCTGGACAGAGCGGCGGCTATGGCTCCGCTGGACAGAGCAGCTATGGCTCCGATCAGAACATCCCCTACAAGCCGGTGAACACCAAGGGCAACACCCTGACCTCATCCATCACCTATCCCCAGAACAAGGGCGAGATTCTGATCCATCGTCCAGCGCCCATCATTGTGAAGCGTCCGCCCACCAAGGTGCTCGTGAATCATCCTCCATTGGTGGTGAAGCCCGCACCCGTTGTGCTCCACAAGCCCCCAGCAATCGTGCTCCGCAAGGTCTACGTCAAGCACCACCCACGTCGCGTCAAGGTCGAGCCTGTGTTCGTCAACGTGGTGAAGCCGCCAGCAGAGAAGTACTTCGTCAATGAGAACAAGCAGGGCTACGGACAGGGCTCCCACAGCGGCTCCCAGGGCTCCCATCACGGACACGGTCACGGTGGCCACAGCCACGGAGGACACGGTTCCGGCTCGCACGGCTCCGGCCATGGCGGCAGCCATCAGCACGGTCCCGGCCAAGCACTGCCCGCCTATGCATCTGGTGCAGACAGCGCCGCTGCCAGTGCCGGCTACCAGCTGCTCCAGGGCGGCAACCAGGGTCTCTCCGCCCTGGCCAGCATCGCTGGCGAGCGCGAGGGTCACTATGGTGGCGGTCACGATCATGGCCATGGTCATGGTCATGGACACAGCCATCAGCACTATGGTGGTGCCGGCCAAGCCGGACCTGGCGCCTACTCGGCTCCCTCCTATTAG